AATAAGCGCTACCTCTTCATCCAGAAACTAGGGGAGGGGTGAGTGTTTGGAAATCACTTAGCTAGTAGTCCCCAGCGTTATGGCGATTGAAGGACAGCAGTCTGCACAAGATAGGGGCATAGAAGTATCCTCTTAACATATCCTTTAGCTCACCTGTCACAGCCTAGCGACACGGTAGTCAAAACAGTGGATTCTGGAGCCAGGCCTCCTGGATCCGCCTTGTGTGACCTTGAAAACCCATGGTTTCTTCATCTCCTTAatgtagataattttttttttttgtcactgatggagttgtaagaattaaatgagataatgcatataaaacatcTCACCCAGTGACTGGTTCACAGCACTTGATAAATGTTGAGTGttactcatttaatatttatggagcatttgTCATGTGCAGAGCACTGCCTTATGATCAAAGCACCTCAGAGATTACTGTGTTCCTGCTCTTGAGCCCAAAGTGTAAAATCGTCACACTCCTCTTGAAGCCACATCTTGGGAGGGTTTTTGCCAACTGGGAAAGatacccccccccacctcttccctccaGGGAATCCCTAGCAGTATGGGAGATGACCGTGGTCCTTCACTGACCCCTTTGGCCCACAGTGGGTTCAGCTATGTGGACCTAGTGGAGGGGTTACATGATGGACACTTCTACGCCCTGAAGCGGATCCTGTGTCACGAGCAGCAGGATCGGGAGGAGGCCCAACGAGAAGCAGACATGCATCGCCTCTTCCATCACCCCAACATCCTTCGCCTTGTGGGTTATTGTCTGAGAGAGCGGGGCACCAAACATGAAGCCTGGCTGCTGCTACCCTTCTTCAAGGTCAGAAAGTCTCCTGGCAATGGAGGGGCTTGCAACAAAGCCATCTACCAAGGGCTGTGTGAGTAGTCAAGCATGTTAGGAAGCAGACATCATGTCCTGGGTTTGACCACTTCAGATTTGGGGTTTAGAGGAACCCAGGTGGGAATGTGAGGTGTATAGTGCGTGCAGTGAAAGAGTTGATAGGCTGTGACACAGGGAAGGGATCAGGGTCCGGGATCAGAGGCTCAGAAAACATCTCCAACTGTGGGAAAACTTGTGTTGCAGAGGGGTACGCTGTGGAATGAGATAGAAAGGCTGAAGGACAAAGGCAACTTCTTGACTGAAGATCAAATCCTTCAGCTGCTGCTCGGTATCTGCAGAGGCCTTGAGGCCATTCATGCCAGAGGTTATGCCCACAGGTCAGTGGGAGGGCCGTGCGTATTTACGGGGCAGAAAGGAAGAGCCTCACCAAGAGGATCAAGAGGTCTCTGCTCTCCTCCCAAGGAACAATCCCCATGATTCTTTTGCCCTCAGGGATTTCAGCCTCCCTGTCCAGGGATGCTCATGGGCCATTTCTACTTCCCTACAGGGACCTGAAGCCTACCAATATCTTGCTTGGAGATGAGGGGCAACCGGTTTTAATGGACTTGGGCTCCATGAATCAAGCTTGCATCCATGTGGAGGGCTCCCGCCAGGCTCTGGCCCTGCAGGTAACAGAGCGTCCGGCTCCTTTGCCCTCCTGTTCCCCATCCGCAACTTCTTCCGGTGTGTGCCCCAATTTGGTCACATGACTATGACCTGTGCCCCACTTTTGAGTTGTGGGGCCACTGTTCCAGGACTGGGCAGCCCAGAGATGCACCATCTCCTACCGGGCCCCGGAGCTCTTCTCTGTGCAGAGCCACTGTGTCATCGATGAGCGGACCGATGTCTGGGTGAGGAACATGTGGGCGGGAGTATGGCGGGGAGAGGAATGCTACTCTGTACCTGCTGTGAAGTAGAGAGGCAGGTCTTTGTTTTCGAGTGCATGGGGCCCTAGGAACTGCATGTGTCCCCATCCCCCTCGACTTCCTTCCTGGGAGCTGTCACTGACACCGTACTCAGTTGCTCAGGAAGTGGTATAATCCCGCTCTTTGAACAGAGTGAGTACAGCTAAATGTCAGGCCTGAAGGCAGTGGCTAAACAAGGGGTACAGAAGCCTCCAGCTACTTGGTGATTTCTCTGGACCCTGGTCTGGTGTCATGTGGCTGAGGTCAGCATAATCTTTTTAGCTTATGCAGTCACATTTCACTACAGAATTAAGAGGAGAGGTATCCCCCCCATTGGTCCCCTGTCAAAGAATAACCAAGTTGTGCTCAGTCCCTAGGCTGTGTGCTATATGCTATGATGTTTGGGGAGGGCCCATATGACATGGTGTTCCAGAAGGGTGACAGTGTGGCCCTTGCCGTGCAGAACCAACTAAGCATCCCGCACAGTCCCAGGTAAGCAATAAAAGGGCCACCAAACATTTCAGACTGCTCCCAGACATTAGTGGAGTTGGAACCTTCGCACAGGGAACGAGGACTGTCTGGTCACCCTGTCCGCCTCCTTCCACAGGCATTCTTCAGCACTGCGGCAGCTCTTGGCCTCCATGATGACTGTAGACCCCCAGCAGCGTCCTCCCATTCATCTCCTTCTCAGTCAGCTGGAGGCACTGCAACCCCCGGCTTTGGGCCAGCACACCACCCAAATCTGAACAAACCAGTGGCCATGTTGAGGTGGCCCCCGGGCCTTGGAAGGAGGATCCCATCCCCTTATTAGAATCTCCACGTGTTCTCTCCAGGACTACTGTCTTGCAgttgggggcaggtgggtggggacagTCAACTCAGTCTTCTGTCTCTGCTTCCGCTCGCTTATCTCAAAGAGCAACAACTGAACAGGGGGACAGACTGAGTTGCGGCGGACAGGGTTGGGGAATGGGGAAAGGGAAACTGATAGAATCGAGACAGGTTCTGAGCAGGACTGCTGAGCTTACATCATGGTCTGCCTCCACATCTGGGAGCAAGAGAATgtataaaaagaagaataaagtgaaagCAGCTTGGTGTGGATCTTAGTCTCATTGTTCCTGGAGTGAGAAGAGGTGCCAGGGGCCCAAGGTCTGGCTGCCGTTTCCAAGGGAACAGACTGGGGAGAGACACTGGTGTAGCAAAGGGTGGTGGGATTTCGTCATTCCACGTGAGGAGGCAGGTATCCTTACCTTACATCTGGCTAGCCAGGAGCGGGCAGTTCTCCTAGCTTGCCTTGGTCAAACACTTAAAGCTGTTCTGGATTGAGCTGGCCTCTGTGCTAAGAACTGGGACCAGGGCTCCCTAG
This Lynx canadensis isolate LIC74 chromosome C1, mLynCan4.pri.v2, whole genome shotgun sequence DNA region includes the following protein-coding sequences:
- the STK16 gene encoding serine/threonine-protein kinase 16 isoform X1; translated protein: MGHALCVCSRGTVVIDNKRYLFIQKLGEGGFSYVDLVEGLHDGHFYALKRILCHEQQDREEAQREADMHRLFHHPNILRLVGYCLRERGTKHEAWLLLPFFKRGTLWNEIERLKDKGNFLTEDQILQLLLGICRGLEAIHARGYAHRDLKPTNILLGDEGQPVLMDLGSMNQACIHVEGSRQALALQDWAAQRCTISYRAPELFSVQSHCVIDERTDVWSLGCVLYAMMFGEGPYDMVFQKGDSVALAVQNQLSIPHSPRHSSALRQLLASMMTVDPQQRPPIHLLLSQLEALQPPALGQHTTQI
- the STK16 gene encoding serine/threonine-protein kinase 16 isoform X2 encodes the protein MGHALCVCSRGTVVIDNKRYLFIQKLGEGGFSYVDLVEGLHDGHFYALKRILCHEQQDREEAQREADMHRLFHHPNILRLVGYCLRERGTKHEAWLLLPFFKRGTLWNEIERLKDKGNFLTEDQILQLLLGICRGLEAIHARGYAHRDLKPTNILLGDEGQPVLMDLGSMNQACIHVEGSRQALALQDWAAQRCTISYRAPELFSVQSHCVIDERTDVWAFFSTAAALGLHDDCRPPAASSHSSPSQSAGGTATPGFGPAHHPNLNKPVAMLRWPPGLGRRIPSPY